TCTACATCCTTAAGGGAAATGGGACCGTTGAAAGGCGCAATGTCACAGTCGGGCAGATGCAAGAGGACAATACGATCGTCATCACCAAGGGGGTGAAGGCGGGAGAAAAAGTGATCACGGTTGGGCAGGTCAACCTCTTCCCTGGTGCGAAGGTCACCGTTGTGACTAATGAGGGGGATAGATGAGTTTATCTGAACCTTTTATCCGCCGCCCTGTGATGACCACTTTGGTCATGGCCTCCATTCTCTTTTTGGGGATGCTCGCCTACCAAGGACTTCCGGTCAGCGACCTTCCCGATGTCGAGTTCCCTACCATTGAAGTGACCACAAGCTATCCGGGAGCAAGCCCCCAAACGATGGCCGATACGGTCACCTCCCCTTTGGAGCGGCAGTTTGCTTCGGTCGAAGGGATCCAAACGATCGCCTCTTCAAGTACCAATGGAGAATCCACAATCGTCCTTCAGTTCAATCTCGATCGCGATATCGATGCAGCAGCCACCGACGTTCAAGCGGCCATCAACCAAGCCCAACCCGACCTTCCGAACGATCTTCCCAACTTCCCCACCTACAAGAAAACCAATCCAGCCCAAACCCCGGTCCTCTTTATGTCGGTCTCCTCCGATCTCATGTCCCTTGGAGAGCTTTACGACTATGCCTACTCCCTCATGGGACGGCGATTGGGGATGGTCAACGGGGTTTCCGACGTCAATGTCTACGGCTCTTCCTTTGCTGTCCGGGTCCAGGTCGACCCCGACTACCTCTCGGCCCACCAAATCGGGATCAACGAAGTGGCCGATGCGATTGTGAACAGTAACCCCGAGCTCCCCGTTGGTAATCTCTATGGTCCCGATGTCGAATTTACAATCGATGTCGATGGACAAATGAAAAAAGCAGAGGGGTATGCCAACCTCATCGTCCGGAACAACAACCACGCCCTTCTAAAAGTTAAAGATATGGGGCAGGCGGTCAACTCCCTTCAAGATGACAAATACTCCCTGAACTACATCACCCCCGACAGCAAAACCCCTTGCGTCGTAATCGCCATTGTCAAGCAAGCGGGGGCCAATACGATCAAGGTGATCCAAGGGGTCGAAGACCTTCTCGATGAGATCAAGTGGGAGCTTCCCGTCTCGATCAAGCTCGAAACCCTTTTCGACCAGTCGGTCTTTATTATGGAGTCGGTCCATGATGTTGAGCTCACCCTCATCATTGCCTTTATCCTTGTCGTTTTGGTCGTCCTTTTCTACCTCGGCAGGCCGATGGATACCCTCATCCCCCTCCTCGCCCTTCCCATGTCGGTTATCGGCACCTTCGCCTTCATGTATATCTATGGCTTTAGTATCGATATCCTCTCCCTTTTAGCCATCACCCTTTCAATCGGGTTTTTGGTCGATGATGCCATCGTTGTTTTGGAAAATATCCACCGCCATGTCGAGATGGGAAAAACGACCTGGGTCGCTGCCCTTAACGGCTCGAAACAAATTAGCTTTACAATTCTCTCGATGACCCTTTCCTTGGCCTGCGTCTTCATCCCCATGGTCTTTATGGCGGGGATCATGGGGCGGATCTTCCGCGAGTTTGCCATCACCATTGTGACCGCTGTTCTGATCTCCGGGTTTATCTCCCTTTCGCTCACCCCCATGCTTTGCAGCCGCTTTATCGCCCCCCACTCCCAAGGAAAAAAGCTCAACTGGATCGAAAAAATCTCCGATAAGCTCAATAATGGCCTCCTCAATATCTACAAAAAGGGGCTCAACGTTGTCTTCAAACACCGGATCATGACCATCATGGTCGGGGTGGGATCCTTCATCCTCTCCCTCTACCTCGGCATGTCCCTTCCCACAGACTTTATCCCTGGCGATGACCTCGGCTTTATCAACGGGTTTGCCATTGCCTCCGACGCCACCTCCCCCTATAAAATGATCGAGTACC
This DNA window, taken from Candidatus Neptunochlamydia vexilliferae, encodes the following:
- a CDS encoding efflux RND transporter permease subunit, with the translated sequence MSLSEPFIRRPVMTTLVMASILFLGMLAYQGLPVSDLPDVEFPTIEVTTSYPGASPQTMADTVTSPLERQFASVEGIQTIASSSTNGESTIVLQFNLDRDIDAAATDVQAAINQAQPDLPNDLPNFPTYKKTNPAQTPVLFMSVSSDLMSLGELYDYAYSLMGRRLGMVNGVSDVNVYGSSFAVRVQVDPDYLSAHQIGINEVADAIVNSNPELPVGNLYGPDVEFTIDVDGQMKKAEGYANLIVRNNNHALLKVKDMGQAVNSLQDDKYSLNYITPDSKTPCVVIAIVKQAGANTIKVIQGVEDLLDEIKWELPVSIKLETLFDQSVFIMESVHDVELTLIIAFILVVLVVLFYLGRPMDTLIPLLALPMSVIGTFAFMYIYGFSIDILSLLAITLSIGFLVDDAIVVLENIHRHVEMGKTTWVAALNGSKQISFTILSMTLSLACVFIPMVFMAGIMGRIFREFAITIVTAVLISGFISLSLTPMLCSRFIAPHSQGKKLNWIEKISDKLNNGLLNIYKKGLNVVFKHRIMTIMVGVGSFILSLYLGMSLPTDFIPGDDLGFINGFAIASDATSPYKMIEYQEKLSDIVRQDPNVQDLVAVGAIPSDNQSLIFIRLKPYSERASMKDTINELLAKLQKVPGVSIFLRPLPLLNLDVGTSQSMGNYQYTLQGLDSDKLYTDAQKVIDQMKQSSDFRQVTSDMHNDAPYLDVTIDRDRAYDLNISANAIESAFEYAYSQGKLSQINGVSDQYWVIIETVPSAYKDPTVLDKLYVSASTKTEINARGDNNNIGTSFATQVPLSAVSSWEQTVGPLSVAHINTLPSVTISYDLGAGVPLGNALASLSDISDQTLSKDVHAIQIGSTEIFQQSFASLRFLFVITIFAIYVILGALYENFIHPLTVMSALPPAAFGAVLTLLLFGETLSLYAFVGMIMLLGIVLKNGIMLVDFANEGLHEGKDTHTAIYDACCARFRPILMTTFAAMMGAVPIALGVGGSTAQSRRPLGMVIVGGLIISQIITLYFTPIVFTYLEGLRHRYHERKKLKDGPPEELGDDTP